The proteins below are encoded in one region of Saccopteryx leptura isolate mSacLep1 chromosome 1, mSacLep1_pri_phased_curated, whole genome shotgun sequence:
- the JOSD1 gene encoding josephin-1, producing MSCVPWKGDKAKSESLELPQAAPPQIYHEKQRRELCALHALNNVFQDSSAFTRETLQEIFQRLSPNTMVTPHKKSMLGNGNYDVNVIMAALQTKGYEAVWWDKRRDVSAIALTNVMGFIMNLPSSLCWGPLKLPLKRQHWICVREVGGAYYNLDSKLKMPEWIGGESELRKFLKHHLRGKNCELLLVVPEEVEAHQSWRTDI from the exons ATGAGTTGCGTGCCATGGAAAGGAGACAAGGCCAAATCTGAATCATTGGAGCTGCCCCAGGCAGCACCCCCACAAATCTACCATGAGAAACAGCGCAGGGAGCTTTGTGCTCTGCATGCCCTCAATAATGTCTTCCAGGATAGCAGTGCGTTCACCCGGGAAACACTGCAGGAGATTTTCCAGAG GTTGTCTCCAAACACCATGGTTACACCCCACAAGAAGAGCATGCTGGGAAATGGGAACTACGATGTGAATGTCATCATGGCAGCACTTCAAACCAAAGGCTATGAAGCTGTTTGGTGGGACAAGCGAAG GGATGTCAGTGCCATTGCCCTCACTAATGTCATGGGTTTCATCATGAATCTCCCCTCCAGCCTGTGCTGGGGTCCACTGAAATTGCCTCTCAAAAGGCAGCACTGGATCTGTGTTCGAGAGGTGGGCGGCGCCTACTACAACCTTGACTCCAAACTGAAGATGCCCGAGTGGATTGGAGGCGAGAGTGAGCTCAG GAAATTTCTAAAACATCATTTGCGGGGAAAGAACTGTGAACTCCTGCTGGTGGTACCAGAAGAAGTGGAGGCCCATCAGAGTTGGAGGACTGATATATAA